One window from the genome of Amycolatopsis sp. NBC_01480 encodes:
- a CDS encoding NmrA family NAD(P)-binding protein, with protein MSVESAPVLVTGATGRQGGATARALLATGVPVRAMVRDPGAAGAKAVEALGAELVTGDLHDRESVTRAAKGARAVFSVQMPGFTGEAFDFDGEVTQGVNLIEAAKTAGVPQFVHTSVSGAGQHVEAPGWTEGRWASMEGTLGAKAAIQDRVRAAGFPHWTLLKPAFFMENFLPSLRFLFPRGVEGGLVSVIKPDTRLSLIAVEDIGTAAAAAIADSARFDGVELELAGDYRSVTEITATLSLVLGRELAAPDLTEAEALAAGMPAMGASHEWLNVVGQPARPQFATDLGLPLTSFETWARQHMRADA; from the coding sequence ATGTCTGTTGAGTCCGCGCCTGTCCTCGTCACCGGCGCCACCGGGCGGCAGGGCGGCGCCACCGCCCGTGCGCTGCTCGCCACGGGCGTTCCGGTCCGCGCTATGGTGCGTGATCCGGGCGCCGCCGGGGCGAAGGCCGTCGAAGCGCTCGGTGCCGAATTGGTCACCGGCGACCTGCACGACCGCGAGTCCGTGACCCGCGCCGCCAAGGGCGCCCGCGCCGTGTTTTCCGTGCAGATGCCCGGTTTCACCGGCGAAGCCTTCGATTTCGACGGCGAGGTGACCCAGGGCGTCAACCTCATCGAGGCTGCGAAAACCGCCGGGGTGCCGCAGTTCGTGCACACCTCCGTCAGCGGCGCCGGACAGCACGTCGAGGCTCCCGGCTGGACCGAAGGCCGCTGGGCTTCGATGGAAGGCACGCTGGGCGCCAAGGCCGCGATCCAGGATCGCGTACGCGCCGCCGGATTCCCGCATTGGACGCTGCTGAAGCCGGCGTTCTTCATGGAGAACTTCTTGCCCTCATTGCGTTTCCTGTTCCCGCGGGGTGTTGAGGGCGGTCTCGTGAGCGTCATCAAACCGGACACCCGGCTGTCGCTGATCGCGGTCGAGGACATCGGCACGGCAGCCGCCGCGGCCATCGCCGACTCGGCGCGATTCGACGGCGTCGAACTGGAACTGGCGGGCGACTACCGCTCGGTGACGGAGATCACCGCGACCCTTTCCCTTGTGCTGGGCCGGGAATTGGCCGCACCGGACCTGACCGAGGCCGAGGCCCTCGCCGCCGGAATGCCCGCGATGGGCGCCTCGCACGAGTGGCTGAACGTGGTCGGCCAACCGGCCCGCCCCCAGTTCGCGACGGACCTCGGTCTGCCGCTCACCAGCTTCGAAACCTGGGCGCGGCAGCACATGCGGGCAGACGCCTAA
- a CDS encoding aminoglycoside phosphotransferase family protein, whose product MTAILDDAARARLVDRFGPQVGPWCDALPALVARLTERWGLTVVEARPGNTGRTLMCRGTEGESRVLKLCPDQEVTAGEATALLTWAGLSRVVQVLDADLEEGAVLLEGLEPGTQLAGRGADVPWTEVGDLLAQLHSVPLPRVQFPSLATRVGQMFELAERRLRGSAAESRLPLDLLHHARARAEDLATGGPVALLHGDLHPGNVLDAGPARGTVAIDPRPCLGDPAFDAVDWALLPMVAGGTLDDGVTKLPGLDADRVRAWCAALAPLVAMAPLRAGRSTPFTDALLEMAR is encoded by the coding sequence ATGACGGCGATCCTCGACGACGCGGCCCGCGCCCGTCTCGTCGATCGCTTCGGCCCGCAGGTCGGCCCGTGGTGCGATGCCTTGCCCGCGCTGGTCGCGCGGCTCACCGAGCGCTGGGGCCTGACGGTCGTCGAGGCCCGTCCGGGCAACACCGGGCGCACGCTCATGTGCCGCGGGACCGAAGGCGAGAGCCGGGTGCTCAAGCTCTGCCCGGACCAGGAGGTCACCGCCGGCGAGGCCACCGCGTTGCTGACCTGGGCCGGTCTCTCCCGGGTGGTGCAGGTCCTCGACGCCGACCTCGAGGAAGGCGCCGTCCTGCTGGAAGGCCTCGAACCGGGCACCCAGCTGGCCGGGCGCGGCGCGGACGTGCCGTGGACCGAGGTGGGGGACCTGCTCGCCCAGCTGCACAGCGTCCCCTTGCCCAGGGTCCAGTTCCCGTCGCTGGCCACCCGCGTCGGGCAGATGTTCGAGCTGGCCGAACGCCGCCTGCGCGGTTCGGCCGCCGAATCCCGGCTGCCGCTGGACCTGCTGCACCACGCCCGCGCCCGGGCCGAAGACCTCGCCACCGGCGGCCCCGTCGCGCTCCTACACGGCGACCTGCACCCCGGCAACGTCCTCGACGCCGGCCCCGCGCGCGGCACCGTCGCGATCGACCCCCGGCCGTGCCTGGGCGACCCGGCCTTCGACGCCGTCGACTGGGCGTTGCTGCCGATGGTCGCGGGCGGCACTCTCGACGACGGCGTCACGAAGCTCCCGGGCCTCGACGCCGATCGCGTCCGCGCCTGGTGCGCCGCGCTCGCCCCGCTCGTCGCCATGGCCCCGCTCCGGGCCGGCCGGTCCACGCCGTTCACCGACGCCCTCCTGGAGATGGCGCGCTGA
- a CDS encoding prolyl oligopeptidase family serine peptidase, which produces MPELSPYGTWTSPVSAADAAAAGGGASWLDRVGGELWWAEGRPAEGGRVALVRLTADGSVQDVLPAPWNVRNRVHEYGGRPWLVIGETVVFTHWADQRVYAHDLTSGETTALTPEPAQPQGVRYGDLRPGPGGEVWAVRESSTGPRRTDIERALVAIPLDGAERVLVDGRRFFTAPQLSPDGAHAAWLAWDHPAMPWDGTELFVAPVAADGTFGDARVLAGGADVAVCQLEWESPDRLLALLDPDGWWNLHRIGLDGSVVNLAPVATELGGALWKLGLRWFTPLGGGRHAVLDAGRLAVLDERDGSVSPVEAVAGELTSWSSSGLAVVDGAVTGIAAGARRERAVVSVDLAAGTWAELTPQPADLPAPEYLPVPQERVFTAPDGSAIPAFVFPPANPGFTAPEGERPPFVVHVHGGPTGSSDASLDLDFAYFTSRGIGVVAVNYGGSTGYGRVFRERLREQWGVVDVGDCVAVAEALVAEGIADGARLAIRGGSAGGFTSAASITMTTTYAAATVKFPILDLATWTGAGGETHDFESQYLHSLVGPYPETLERYRERSPITHAGSLAGPVLFLQGLEDQICPPEQADRFVAGLAGRGVDYAYLRFEGEQHGFRKAVTIIAALEAELSFYGQVFGFPTPGVAKLELSR; this is translated from the coding sequence GTGCCTGAGCTCTCACCTTATGGAACATGGACCTCACCCGTCTCGGCCGCGGACGCAGCGGCGGCCGGGGGCGGCGCGTCGTGGCTCGACCGGGTCGGCGGCGAGCTGTGGTGGGCCGAGGGCCGGCCCGCCGAGGGCGGCCGCGTCGCGCTGGTCCGGCTGACGGCGGACGGCAGTGTGCAGGACGTGCTGCCCGCGCCGTGGAACGTCCGCAACCGGGTGCACGAGTACGGCGGCCGGCCGTGGCTGGTCATCGGTGAGACCGTGGTCTTCACGCACTGGGCCGACCAGCGGGTGTACGCGCACGACCTGACCTCCGGTGAGACCACGGCGCTGACGCCGGAACCCGCGCAGCCGCAAGGAGTCCGTTACGGCGACCTGCGGCCCGGTCCCGGCGGCGAGGTCTGGGCGGTGCGGGAGAGCAGCACCGGCCCGCGGCGCACCGACATCGAACGAGCGCTCGTCGCAATCCCGCTGGACGGCGCCGAGCGTGTCCTGGTCGACGGGCGCCGGTTCTTCACCGCGCCGCAGCTGTCGCCGGACGGCGCGCACGCGGCGTGGCTGGCGTGGGACCACCCGGCGATGCCGTGGGACGGCACGGAGCTGTTCGTCGCGCCGGTCGCCGCGGACGGCACGTTCGGCGACGCCCGGGTGCTGGCCGGCGGCGCGGACGTCGCGGTGTGCCAGCTGGAGTGGGAGTCGCCGGACCGGCTGCTCGCGCTGCTTGACCCGGACGGCTGGTGGAACCTGCACCGGATCGGGCTGGACGGGTCCGTCGTGAACCTCGCCCCGGTGGCGACGGAGCTGGGCGGGGCGCTGTGGAAGCTCGGCCTGCGCTGGTTCACCCCGCTCGGCGGCGGGCGGCACGCGGTGCTGGACGCCGGGCGGCTGGCCGTGCTGGACGAGCGCGACGGCTCGGTGTCGCCGGTCGAAGCGGTGGCCGGGGAGCTGACCAGCTGGTCGTCGTCCGGGCTGGCCGTGGTCGACGGCGCGGTGACCGGCATCGCGGCGGGCGCGCGGCGTGAGCGCGCGGTGGTGAGCGTGGACCTGGCGGCCGGCACCTGGGCCGAGCTGACGCCGCAGCCGGCGGACCTGCCCGCGCCGGAGTACCTGCCGGTGCCGCAGGAGCGGGTGTTCACCGCGCCGGACGGCTCGGCGATCCCGGCGTTCGTGTTCCCGCCGGCCAACCCGGGCTTCACCGCGCCCGAGGGTGAGCGGCCGCCGTTCGTGGTCCACGTGCACGGCGGTCCGACTGGCAGCTCCGACGCCTCGCTGGACCTGGACTTCGCGTACTTCACCAGCCGCGGCATCGGCGTGGTCGCGGTGAACTACGGCGGCTCGACCGGCTACGGGCGGGTGTTCCGGGAGCGGCTGCGCGAGCAGTGGGGCGTGGTGGACGTCGGCGACTGCGTGGCGGTGGCCGAGGCGCTGGTGGCCGAGGGCATCGCCGACGGCGCGCGCCTGGCGATCCGGGGCGGCAGCGCGGGCGGGTTCACCTCGGCCGCGTCGATCACCATGACCACGACGTACGCGGCGGCGACGGTGAAGTTCCCGATCCTGGACCTGGCCACGTGGACGGGCGCGGGCGGCGAAACCCATGACTTCGAGTCGCAGTACCTGCACAGCCTGGTCGGGCCGTACCCGGAGACGCTGGAGCGGTACCGGGAGCGCTCGCCGATCACGCACGCGGGCTCGCTGGCGGGGCCGGTGCTGTTCCTGCAGGGGCTGGAGGACCAGATCTGCCCGCCCGAGCAGGCGGACCGGTTCGTCGCCGGTTTGGCCGGGCGCGGCGTCGACTACGCGTACCTGCGGTTCGAGGGCGAGCAGCACGGGTTCCGCAAGGCCGTGACGATCATCGCGGCGCTGGAGGCGGAGCTGTCGTTCTACGGGCAGGTGTTCGGGTTCCCGACGCCGGGTGTGGCGAAGCTGGAGCTTTCCCGGTGA
- the mptB gene encoding polyprenol phosphomannose-dependent alpha 1,6 mannosyltransferase MptB: protein MATTTTDSAQPSAAGPLDERLLVPTRFPYRTIAMGTIGTTLLMLAALGAGGILIRDPVLGHGPLSWIRYGHGRALANALLYTGFGLVVWAWVRLGRYVLAGRIGSRPILIAALCWMAPLLVSPPLFTRDVFSYLGQGAQLLYGLDPYANGPAELHVLPNVVQNVHPLWQTTPAPYGPLFLLISKWIVAITQDNMIAGVILTRLVLLIGLGMTLWALPRLVKHLGGKLPVALWLAVASPMMVIHLFGGPHNDLMMLGFLTIGMVAALERKYVVAVLLITVGMLIKPTAAVALPFLVWMWAAHMSGESKVKNFFKAGAASVGLFVPVFAVGTWLSLGSLNLGWWSGLKAPQLIANWLNFPTGIGEAIYNLVHLVANVQPSPFVTVTRAIAMVGLAAFGIRQWWLARGGGKEAVFRAAITMLAVAILMPPTLPWYLTWGFVLFSAFGWQRRHLSVVVAVSVFVTLVYYPTGEQALYDWWFIAIVVLVSLYAAASLLRPDPLGLIAAWRKPGEEFLPEKTPAPAGD from the coding sequence ATGGCGACCACCACCACCGACTCTGCGCAACCGTCCGCGGCCGGCCCGCTGGACGAGCGACTTCTCGTGCCCACGAGGTTCCCGTACCGGACCATCGCGATGGGCACCATCGGCACCACGCTGCTCATGCTCGCCGCCCTCGGGGCCGGCGGCATCCTCATCCGCGACCCCGTCCTCGGGCACGGGCCGCTGTCCTGGATCCGCTACGGCCACGGCCGGGCGCTGGCGAACGCGCTGCTCTACACCGGCTTCGGCCTGGTCGTGTGGGCCTGGGTGCGCCTCGGCCGCTACGTGCTCGCCGGCCGCATCGGCAGCCGCCCGATCCTGATCGCCGCGCTGTGCTGGATGGCGCCGCTGCTGGTGTCGCCGCCGCTGTTCACCCGCGACGTCTTCTCCTACCTCGGACAGGGCGCCCAGCTGCTGTACGGCCTCGACCCGTACGCCAACGGCCCCGCCGAACTGCACGTGCTGCCGAACGTGGTGCAGAACGTCCACCCGCTCTGGCAGACCACGCCCGCCCCGTACGGGCCGCTGTTCCTGCTGATCTCCAAGTGGATCGTGGCGATCACGCAGGACAACATGATCGCCGGCGTGATACTGACCCGGCTGGTGCTGCTGATCGGGCTCGGCATGACGCTGTGGGCGCTGCCCCGGCTGGTCAAGCACCTCGGTGGCAAGCTGCCGGTGGCGCTGTGGCTCGCGGTCGCCAGCCCGATGATGGTCATCCACCTCTTCGGCGGCCCGCACAACGACCTGATGATGCTCGGCTTCCTCACCATCGGCATGGTCGCCGCGCTCGAGCGCAAATACGTGGTCGCGGTCCTGCTGATCACCGTCGGCATGCTGATCAAGCCGACTGCCGCCGTGGCGCTGCCGTTCCTGGTCTGGATGTGGGCCGCCCACATGTCCGGCGAATCGAAGGTCAAGAACTTCTTCAAGGCGGGCGCCGCTTCGGTCGGGCTGTTCGTGCCGGTGTTCGCGGTCGGCACCTGGCTCTCGCTCGGCTCGCTCAACCTCGGCTGGTGGTCCGGCCTCAAGGCCCCGCAGCTGATCGCGAACTGGCTGAACTTCCCGACCGGCATCGGCGAGGCGATCTACAACCTCGTGCACCTGGTCGCGAACGTGCAGCCCTCGCCGTTCGTCACGGTCACCCGCGCCATCGCCATGGTCGGCCTGGCCGCCTTCGGCATCCGCCAGTGGTGGCTCGCCCGCGGCGGCGGCAAGGAAGCCGTCTTCCGCGCCGCGATCACCATGCTGGCCGTCGCGATCCTCATGCCGCCCACCCTGCCGTGGTACCTGACCTGGGGTTTCGTCCTGTTCTCGGCGTTCGGCTGGCAGCGGCGGCACCTCTCGGTCGTGGTCGCCGTGTCGGTCTTCGTCACCCTCGTCTACTACCCGACGGGGGAGCAGGCCCTGTACGACTGGTGGTTCATCGCCATCGTCGTGCTGGTCAGCCTGTACGCGGCCGCTTCGCTGCTGCGCCCGGACCCGCTCGGCCTGATCGCCGCCTGGCGCAAGCCCGGCGAGGAGTTCCTGCCGGAGAAAACCCCGGCGCCCGCGGGCGACTAG
- a CDS encoding DUF3097 domain-containing protein gives MRSHSYDDVLSGPRKRKVPEVPAEPGLVVEDPASGYCGAVVKIEYGNVVLEDARGRHRVFPLAPAAFLLEGKPVTLVPVKKAAAPVKRVSASGSVKVQGLQARVARDSRIWVEGKHDAELVERVWGHDLRVEGVVVEPLDGVDVLSDRIAEFGTGPGRRLGVLVDHLVAGSKESRLVEQVRDEQVLVTGHPYIDIWQAVKPSAVGIRAWPEIPRGIEWKVGICDALGWGETYEGWQRVLAAVSSFRDLETPLIGAVERLIDFVTEPAE, from the coding sequence GTGCGCTCCCATTCGTATGACGACGTGCTGTCGGGCCCGCGGAAGCGGAAGGTGCCCGAGGTGCCGGCGGAACCCGGCCTGGTGGTCGAAGACCCGGCCAGCGGCTACTGCGGCGCGGTGGTGAAGATCGAGTACGGCAACGTCGTCCTCGAAGACGCGCGCGGCCGTCACCGGGTGTTCCCGCTGGCCCCGGCGGCGTTCCTGCTCGAAGGCAAGCCCGTCACCCTGGTGCCGGTGAAGAAGGCCGCCGCGCCGGTGAAGCGGGTTTCCGCGTCCGGCTCGGTGAAGGTGCAGGGCCTGCAGGCCCGCGTCGCGCGCGACTCCCGGATCTGGGTCGAGGGCAAACACGACGCCGAGCTGGTCGAGCGCGTCTGGGGCCACGACCTGCGCGTCGAAGGCGTGGTCGTGGAGCCGCTGGACGGCGTCGACGTCCTGTCCGACCGCATCGCCGAGTTCGGCACCGGCCCCGGGCGGCGGCTCGGCGTGCTCGTCGACCACCTGGTCGCGGGGAGCAAGGAATCCCGCCTCGTCGAGCAGGTCCGCGACGAGCAGGTGCTGGTCACCGGCCACCCGTACATCGATATCTGGCAGGCCGTGAAACCGTCCGCCGTCGGCATCCGCGCCTGGCCCGAGATCCCGCGCGGGATCGAGTGGAAAGTCGGCATCTGCGACGCGCTGGGCTGGGGCGAGACCTACGAAGGCTGGCAGCGGGTGCTGGCCGCGGTGAGCAGCTTCCGGGACCTCGAAACGCCGCTGATCGGCGCCGTCGAGCGGCTCATCGACTTCGTCACCGAGCCGGCGGAGTAG
- a CDS encoding TIGR03668 family PPOX class F420-dependent oxidoreductase, with protein MRLSAEDARARFSAARVARLATAGADGVPHLVPVTFAVHGDAVVFAVDHKPKTTTALRRLANIAANPAVCFLVDEYAEDWSQLWWARADGVARVLDSADRAEPLQWLTAKYEQYAAHPPEHAVVSTLVHSWRGWAGS; from the coding sequence ATGCGACTGTCTGCTGAGGACGCCCGGGCCCGTTTCTCCGCGGCCCGCGTCGCGCGGCTGGCGACGGCCGGCGCCGACGGGGTGCCACACCTGGTCCCGGTGACGTTCGCGGTGCACGGCGACGCGGTGGTGTTCGCCGTGGACCACAAGCCGAAGACCACGACGGCGTTGCGGCGCCTGGCGAACATCGCGGCGAACCCGGCGGTGTGCTTCCTGGTCGACGAGTACGCCGAGGACTGGTCCCAGCTGTGGTGGGCCCGTGCGGACGGCGTCGCCCGGGTCCTGGACTCGGCCGACCGCGCGGAGCCACTGCAGTGGCTGACCGCGAAGTACGAGCAGTACGCAGCCCACCCGCCGGAGCACGCCGTGGTGTCGACGCTGGTGCACTCCTGGCGCGGGTGGGCCGGCTCGTAA
- a CDS encoding S66 peptidase family protein, whose protein sequence is MRPPRLKAGDTIALVAPSGPVPADLLEAALPVLRGWGLKVQVGASVRASASGYLSAPDEARAAEFTEAWLDPEVTCVLAARGGYGAQRMLDLVDWPALREAGPKVLAGSSDVTALHRAVSVHLGLDTLFSPMPASVLFDAFAAEHLRRTLFEPERHRVLRTAEPDVLVPGRASGVLVGGNLSLLAAGIGTAEQGSARDGIVLLEDVTESVYRLDRMLTQLLRAGWFDGVRAVVLGSWAACGDPAEIRSLLLERLAPLEVPMLGDFGFGHVASSPTVPLGARAALDVELGTLALDSPALA, encoded by the coding sequence GTGAGACCGCCGCGGTTGAAGGCCGGGGACACGATCGCGCTGGTGGCGCCGTCCGGCCCGGTGCCGGCGGACCTGCTGGAGGCGGCGCTGCCGGTGCTGCGCGGCTGGGGGCTGAAGGTCCAGGTGGGCGCCTCCGTTCGGGCTTCCGCGTCGGGTTACCTGTCGGCGCCGGACGAGGCCCGCGCGGCGGAGTTCACCGAGGCGTGGCTGGACCCGGAGGTGACGTGCGTGCTGGCCGCCCGGGGCGGGTACGGCGCGCAGCGGATGCTGGACCTGGTGGACTGGCCGGCGTTGCGTGAGGCCGGGCCGAAGGTGCTGGCGGGGTCGAGCGACGTGACGGCGCTGCACCGCGCCGTTTCGGTCCATTTAGGACTCGACACGCTGTTCTCGCCGATGCCCGCGAGCGTGCTGTTCGACGCGTTCGCCGCGGAGCACTTGCGGCGGACGCTGTTCGAGCCGGAGCGGCACCGGGTGCTGCGCACGGCGGAGCCGGACGTGCTGGTGCCGGGCCGGGCGTCGGGGGTGCTGGTCGGCGGGAACCTGTCGTTGCTGGCGGCGGGGATCGGGACGGCCGAGCAGGGCTCGGCGCGCGACGGGATCGTGCTGCTGGAGGACGTGACCGAGAGTGTGTACCGGCTGGACCGGATGCTGACGCAGCTGCTGCGCGCGGGCTGGTTCGACGGCGTGCGCGCGGTGGTGCTGGGCTCGTGGGCCGCGTGCGGGGACCCGGCGGAGATCCGGTCGCTGCTGCTGGAACGGCTGGCGCCGCTGGAAGTGCCGATGCTGGGCGACTTCGGGTTCGGGCACGTGGCGTCGTCGCCGACGGTGCCGCTGGGCGCGCGGGCGGCGCTGGACGTGGAGCTGGGCACGCTGGCACTGGACTCCCCCGCGCTGGCCTGA
- a CDS encoding TetR/AcrR family transcriptional regulator has product MPDHQRADARRNYVRILAVAEAEVSVHGAGASLEQIARTAGVGSATVRRHFPTRRALVEAVSRTRIEALCVRAQELAGHGDSRKALLDWLGDVVAYCVSARGLAAALAYDGVEPESVHESSCSMALEDAAGPLLSRAVQDGAVTAGVTVSDLITLAVGVVLATEHHPDPAARADRLFGLAVAGLSPQH; this is encoded by the coding sequence ATGCCTGACCACCAGCGCGCCGACGCTCGGCGCAACTACGTGCGCATCCTCGCCGTGGCCGAGGCGGAGGTCTCCGTGCATGGGGCCGGTGCGTCGCTCGAGCAGATCGCCCGCACGGCGGGGGTGGGCTCGGCGACGGTGCGGCGGCACTTCCCCACGCGCCGGGCGTTGGTGGAGGCGGTTTCCCGGACGCGGATCGAGGCCCTGTGCGTACGCGCGCAGGAGCTGGCCGGTCACGGCGACAGCCGGAAGGCGCTGCTGGACTGGCTGGGTGACGTCGTCGCGTACTGCGTCTCCGCGCGGGGGCTGGCGGCCGCGCTGGCCTACGACGGCGTCGAGCCCGAGTCAGTGCACGAGAGTTCCTGCTCGATGGCGCTGGAGGACGCGGCGGGCCCGCTGCTGAGCCGCGCGGTGCAGGACGGCGCGGTGACGGCCGGCGTGACGGTCTCGGACCTGATCACGCTGGCCGTCGGCGTGGTGCTGGCGACCGAGCACCATCCCGATCCGGCCGCGCGGGCGGACCGGCTGTTCGGGCTGGCCGTGGCGGGGCTGAGCCCGCAGCACTGA
- a CDS encoding NfeD family protein: MAAALIWLIVGIVLMIAEVLSGDFVLIMLGIAALLGAGSAAITGNPVIDVAVFAVSSVGLIVLARPALKRRFLAGSHIATGIDALVGARAVVVSTVDYDAGQVKIGGEVWSARAVHEAQPPIAPGTSVTVVEISGATAVVDILS, translated from the coding sequence ATGGCAGCGGCTCTGATCTGGCTGATCGTCGGCATCGTCCTGATGATCGCCGAAGTGCTCTCCGGCGACTTCGTCCTGATCATGCTCGGGATCGCCGCGCTGCTCGGCGCCGGCTCCGCGGCGATCACCGGAAACCCGGTCATCGACGTCGCGGTGTTCGCCGTCAGCTCGGTCGGGCTGATCGTGCTCGCGCGCCCCGCGCTCAAGCGCCGCTTCCTCGCCGGCTCCCACATCGCCACCGGCATCGACGCCCTGGTCGGCGCCCGCGCCGTGGTCGTGTCCACAGTGGACTACGACGCCGGCCAGGTGAAGATCGGCGGCGAGGTCTGGTCCGCCCGCGCCGTGCACGAGGCCCAGCCGCCGATCGCGCCCGGCACCAGCGTCACCGTCGTCGAGATCTCCGGTGCCACCGCGGTGGTGGACATCCTCTCGTGA
- a CDS encoding DUF3090 domain-containing protein — protein sequence MSRVIHVFRKPDRFVAGTVGEPGDRTFYLQASEDVRTISVTIEKQQVVVLAERLSALLEEVASRFGADVPDDVPEDQVDVAPLTVPVEEEFRVGTMGLGWDADSGAVVVELLAITEGEVDETVVLDDTEEGPDAVRVFLTPVAARAFSERADRVVNAGRKPCPLCAEPLDPAGHICPRQNGYRRDVDVTED from the coding sequence ATGTCTCGCGTAATCCACGTCTTCCGCAAGCCCGACCGGTTCGTCGCCGGGACCGTCGGCGAGCCCGGTGATCGCACGTTCTACCTCCAGGCGTCGGAGGACGTCCGGACGATCAGCGTGACGATCGAAAAACAGCAGGTCGTCGTCCTCGCCGAGCGCCTGAGCGCGCTGCTCGAGGAGGTCGCCAGCCGGTTCGGCGCCGACGTCCCCGACGACGTGCCCGAGGACCAGGTAGACGTGGCGCCGCTGACTGTGCCGGTCGAGGAGGAGTTCCGCGTCGGCACCATGGGCCTGGGCTGGGACGCCGACTCCGGCGCCGTCGTCGTCGAGCTGCTCGCGATCACCGAGGGCGAGGTCGACGAGACCGTCGTGCTCGACGACACCGAGGAGGGCCCGGACGCCGTCCGCGTGTTCCTCACCCCGGTGGCCGCGCGCGCCTTCTCCGAGCGGGCCGACCGTGTCGTCAACGCCGGGCGCAAGCCGTGCCCGCTGTGCGCGGAGCCGCTCGACCCGGCCGGCCACATCTGCCCCCGGCAGAACGGCTACCGCCGCGACGTCGACGTGACCGAGGACTGA
- a CDS encoding SCO1664 family protein translates to MASSPPGPADPAAREFVTHGRIDVEGRLVDASNVTLFCAIELAGVTGRVVYKPVSGERPLWDFPDGTLAGREVATAMISDVSGLGAIPPTVLRDGPFGPGMVQLWVETGENEVVDVCAPEDVPDGWRTVLHAHDRLGDPAVLAHADHPGMRELAVLDIVVNNTDRKGGHLLAGTDGRVYGVDHGICLHTDPKLRTVLWGWIGEQVPDEAVEKLRKLRSELDGKLGADLGEHLTAFEIRALSQRADHLLAEGVFPEPGDDWRAIPWPLF, encoded by the coding sequence GTGGCGAGCAGCCCACCCGGACCGGCCGACCCCGCCGCCCGCGAATTCGTCACGCACGGCCGCATCGACGTCGAGGGCCGGCTCGTGGACGCGTCCAACGTGACGTTGTTCTGCGCGATCGAGCTGGCCGGCGTCACCGGCCGGGTGGTGTACAAGCCGGTCTCGGGGGAGCGGCCGCTGTGGGACTTCCCGGACGGCACGCTGGCCGGCCGCGAGGTCGCCACCGCGATGATCTCCGACGTCTCCGGCCTCGGCGCGATCCCGCCGACCGTGCTGCGCGACGGCCCGTTCGGCCCCGGCATGGTCCAGCTCTGGGTCGAGACCGGCGAGAACGAGGTCGTCGACGTCTGCGCGCCCGAAGACGTCCCGGACGGCTGGCGCACCGTGCTGCACGCCCACGACCGGCTCGGCGACCCCGCGGTCCTCGCGCACGCCGACCACCCGGGCATGCGGGAGCTGGCGGTGCTCGACATCGTCGTCAACAACACCGACCGCAAGGGCGGCCACCTGCTGGCCGGCACCGACGGCCGCGTCTACGGCGTGGACCACGGCATCTGCCTGCACACCGACCCGAAGCTGCGCACCGTGCTGTGGGGCTGGATCGGCGAGCAGGTCCCGGACGAGGCAGTGGAGAAGCTGCGCAAGCTGCGGTCCGAGCTGGACGGCAAGCTCGGCGCGGACCTCGGCGAGCACCTCACCGCGTTCGAGATCCGCGCGCTCAGCCAGCGCGCCGACCACCTGCTCGCCGAGGGCGTCTTCCCCGAGCCCGGCGACGACTGGCGCGCCATCCCCTGGCCCCTGTTCTGA